The Sphingobacteriales bacterium nucleotide sequence AACCTTTTTGGTTGAAATATTGCATACAATTGCCACCAACCAAACCAGAAGCGCCTACAATAAAAGTTTTCATAGTGCGTAAAAATATAAAAAATTAGGTTTATGTTTTTAGTCTTTTGTATTTATTTCTCCAATGATGACTAGTTTTGGTTGTTTTATCAATTTATTTCAATAATTATTTTAGATAATTTAACTAAGAATTCATATTATACCAAACTGATATTGAATTTTAATGTGTTTTTATCATTTTTATCACGTATCTTTGCGTTTTTATGATTTTTAGGAGATATTATATAATATTGATTGCGCTACTTGTTTTAGCTTCTTGTAATAAAAAATACAAAGAGGCACTACAAAGCAATAGTGTAGAAGCACAAACACAAAAAGCCAACGAGTATTTTGAAAAAAAGAAATATGATAAGGCAATTCCAATTTATGAAACATTGCTAACTGTATTGAAAGGACAAAAAAGTGTAGAAGAAATTTATTATAAATACGCTAAATCACAATATCTGAATGGAAGTTATGAATTAGCGGCTTTTTACCTAAAAAGTTTTTATACAACCTACTACAATAGTTCATATGCAGAAGAAACAGCTTTTTTAGAAGCAATGAGTTATTTTAAGCAATCGCCTAGATATAATTTAGAGCAAGTAAATACACAAAAAGCAATTGCTATTTTCCAACAGTTTATAGATAAATATCCCAAAAGTCAGTATGTACAAGAAGCAAATGATAGAATGGATGAACTAAGAGGAAAACTCAGAAAAAAAGCGTACGAAGCAGCTTATTTGTATTATAAAATTCAACATTACAACGCAGCAGTTGTTGCGTTCAAAAACTTTTTGTACGAATATCCAGAATATGAAGATGTAGAAAAAATTGACTATCTTATTGTAAAATCATTGAACAGATATGCAGAAGAAAGTTATAAACATAAAAAAATTGAAAGATACACAGAGGAAATAAAAGCCTATGAGGCATTTGCTGCAAAATATTCAAATAGTAAATATTTGCAAGAATTACAAAAAGAGTATAATTTAGCAAAACAATATATTGAGAAAATAAATAAAGAAGTAAAAGGATATGAAAAAAATTGAAGAAGTAAAATCACAGTCTGCGTATATTGAGACTAGAGACTTAGATATAATTACTGAAAAAACAGGTAATTTATATAAATCTATCAATGCAATTTCTAAACGTTCTGAGCAGTTAAATTCAAAATTGAAAGAAGAATTACATAGAAAATTAGAAGAATTTGCTTCAGTATCTGATAATTTAGAAGAAGTATTTGAAAATAGAGAGCAGATTGAAATATCAAGATATTATGAAAAGCTTCCAAAAACTTCTACTATGGCATTAGCTGAGTTTTTGAATGATGAAACTCATATTGAAGATATAAAATAATCCGTCAATGAATTTAAACGGCAAAAAAATAATAGTTGCCGTATGTGGTAGTATTGCTGCATATAAGTCTGCATATATTGTACGTTTGCTTGTAAAGCAAGGAGCAACAGTAAAATGTATAACTACAAATGCAGCCACACAATTTATATCACCACTCACTTTAGCCACACTTTCAAAGCACGAGTGCTACACACAGTACACCAATGCAAACAATACCGATTGGGTAAATCATGTAGATTTAGCACTTTGGGCAGATATAATAATAGTTGCACCAGCATCAATGAATACAATTGCAAAAATGGCAAATGGTATTTGTGATAATTTATTGTTAGGTGTCTATTTCTCAGCTAGATGCAAAGTAATGGTAGCTCCAGCAATGGACGAAGATATGTGGCACCACCCATCAAATCAAAAAAATATTCAAACCTTAAAATTATTTGGAAACCAAATTATTGAAGTAAATGATGGTGAGTTGGCAAGTGGATTGATAGGAAAAGGAAGAATGGCAGAACCTGAAGAAATTATTCAATCCATAATAGAATATTTTACTATTAAAACATCTAAGTTAGCAAATAAAAAAATATTAATAACAGCAGGACCAACTTACGAACCATTAGATCCAGTAAGATTTATTGGAAATCATTCGAGTGGTAAAATGGGTGTGGCAATTGCAGAGCAAGCAGCAAGATGTGGTGCAGATGTTACGCTAATTATTGGTCATAACACATTATCAATTTCCAAGCAAGTAAAAATAATTATTGTGCTTTCTGCAAGTGAAATGTATAATGCATGTCTACAATATTTTGCTCAACAAGATATCTGTGTTTTTTGCAGCAGCAGTTGCAGACTATACACCAATGCAAGTAGCAGATGAAAAAATTAAGAAATCAGAAGATATTTTAACACTTACATTGAAAAAAAATGTAGATATTGCATATGAATTTGGAAAAATAAAACAAGAGAATCAGCTTTCAATTGGATTTGCATTAGAAACAGAAAATGAACTAGAGCACGCAAAACAAAAGATAAAGAAGAAAAACTTTGATTTAATTGTTCTAAATTCTACCAAAGATAAAGGCGCAGGTTTTAAGCACGATACAAATAAGATTACGATAATTAATAAAGAATTAGAAAGTAAAAAATTTGATTTAAAAACTAAAACTGAAACTGCAATTGATATTCTAAATGAGATAGAAAAATTAATATGATAAAGAAGATTATTATATGTTTTATATTACTGAATTCAATACTTGGTTTCTCTCAAGAACTCAATTGTAATGTATCCGTTATTGCACCAAAGAATCAAAATATTTCTCCAACTATTTTTAAAAATATGGAGAATGCCATCAGAGAATTTATGAATGGCAGAAAATGGAGCAATTCTACTTACAAAGAATTTGAACGTATAAGATGCAATATTACAATCAATATTACTGAAATTCCATCAGAAGGTGTTTATAGAGCAACTGCCATTGTGCAATCTCAAAGACCAGTGTACAATAGCAATGTACCAATCTATGATGCTTACATACCAAGATCAAGATTTTGATTTTGTTTATGAAGATTTGCAAATTTTAGATTATAATGACAATAACTATAGCACTCAGCTAACATCATTATTGGCATTCTATGCAAATTTATTTTTAGCATACGATGCTGAGTCATTTGCTGAAGATGGTGGCGAAACCTTTTTTCAAAAAGCATTAAATATAAGTAATAATGTTCCTGTTAATGAGCGAAGTAGATACAAAGGTTGGAGCAAGCTAGATGGTACAAGAAATAGATATGCATTGATTGATGGTTGGCTAAATCCAAGATATAAGGATTTTAGAAAAGCATTTTTAATGTTTCATTTTAATGGATTGGATAGAATGTACGATGATATTGCAAGTGCAAGAAGTGTAATTACAAACACACTTACTACATTTCAAAAATTAAATAAAGATAATCCACTGTTGATGTCATTGCGATTATTCTTTGAAACAAAAAGAGAAGAATTGAATAATATATATTCAAAAGCTGAAACTACAGAGAAAAATATGGTTGTTCCAATATTATCTGTATTAGATCCAACGCAAGCAGAAACATATAAAAAGTTACTAAAAAACTAAGCAGGATATTCTACAAAATTATTTTGTGTTTCGTATAATTTGATTTTTAAATCTAATTTATAATCTAGACAACTACGCAATAGATTGTAAGTAACTACGGCAATATTTTCAGCAGTTGGATTCAAATCGTAAAATTCGACTACATCTAGATTCAAGTTTTTATGGTCAAATTTCTCAATGATATTTTCTTGTATCATATCATTCAAAATTTTTAGGTCAATTACATAGCCAGTATCTTCTTCAATTTCTCCAATTACTTTTACTTCTAAAACATAGTTGTGACCATGAAAATTCTGATTGGCACATAACCCAAATACGGATTCGTTTTTTTCATCAGTCCATTGTTTATTCCAAAGTTTATGTGCAGCATTAAATGTAGCTCTTCTTATTACAGCAGTTTTCATGTTAGGTATTAATTCTTATTTTAATAATATTAATAGAAGATAATTTTTAGATATGTCTTTCGGCATGGTAGGATGAGCGCACCATTGCACCGCTTTCCACATAATTAAATCCTTTTTGTAAGCCAACTTGTTTGTAATGCTCAAACATTTCAGGTGTTATGTATGCTTCTACTTTTGCATGCATTTTTGTCGGTTGTAAATATTGTCCAAGCGTCAATACATCACAGCCATGATTTACTAAATCATCCATTATTTGATATACTTGTTCAGGCGTTTCGCCTAAGCCAAGCATTACGCCACTTTTTGTACGCTTACCAAAATCTTTAGTTCTTTGTATTTGTTCTAAGCTACGTTCGTATTTTGCTTGTGATCTTATTTTTCTATATAATTCTTTTACGGTTTCCATGTTGTGCGATACAACTTCTTGCCCAGCACTAATCATTACTTCCAAAGCATTCCAATCTGCTTTTACATCAGGAATTAATGTTTCAATTGTTGTATTTGGAGAAATTAATTTTATTTGTTTTACTGTTTCGTGCCATATTTTGGCACCTTTATCAGGCAACTCATCTCTATTTACTGATGTAACTACAGCATGCTTTACTTGCATTAACTGAATGGCTTTTGCTACACGCAAAGGTTCTTCTTCATCTACAAAAAAAGGACGACCAGTTGCTACAGCACAAAATGCACATGAACGTGTACATACATTGCCTAATATCATAAATGTTGCAGTGCCTTCGCCCCAACATTCGCCCATATTCGGACAATTACCACTTTCGCAAATTGTATGCAATTTGTAAGTATCAACTAAGTTTCTTACTTTTTTATAGTTTTCTCCAATTGGTATTTTTACTTTCAACCAACTTGGTTTGGGTACTCTTTTATGTTCTACTGTGCTGTCCAAATGTTATTTTCTTTTTCCTATTTGAAATCCAACATATACACTAGGATATATTTTCTTATTATTTACAAGCATAACTTGTGTTTGCTTAAAATATATATCACATGCAAATCCTAAGTCTAAACCTTTTACTACGCCTTCATCTTTTGACCAATCAAAAGAAAATCCAGTTTTTAGATGAATGCCTGGTTGAAATTTAAGATTCCAACCTTTTCCAAATCCAGAGCCACCAACAATTGGTTGTAAATAACCACCAGAAAATGGAAGATAGTTGGTGAAATAAGCTTCGTTTTTTCCATTTTCATATGCCACATCAATTATATTTGAAAATGTGTATTCTCCATGCCCAACTTCTTCTAGTGATAATGTATCTACTACTTTTAGCATATATGGTTTTAACATAGCCAATGAAAAACCAACTGCATAATGAGCATATATTCTTACACCATTTTTCTTTGCACGTTCTGCTAATAATATTTTTTGTCCTACATTAAAGTGTGCTGCAAATAGATTGTTTTGTTTGCCATAAACAAACCTTTTAAACTGTGCATCTTCATTATTGTAAGGAGATTGTTGTTTTACTTGAGATAAATGTGCATAGTATCCAAATTCTAGTTGGTACAACATAGAAGCTCTAATCCTTTTGCCATGTGTATAGTCAAAATTGAATCCAAAGCCATCACTTCTTAGTTTTCCACCTACAGCCCAAGAACGTTTTGCTTTGTCAAATTTTTTTGATTTTTGAGCATCAACTTCACTGTCTTGTGCTTTTGCAAAAAAGAAGATGAAAAATGATAAGAATAGATAGAAATACTTCATTCGCTTGTATATAATAACAATTTTACAGAATAAAGTTTAAAAATAATAAATAATTTATAGAAATGACAGAATTTATATTTTATTCTGTTGTTATATCATTTACATAAATAAAATTATGACTTGCATCATAGATAGGCTTTCCATTTTTGATTACAATTAATTGCGGACTTTGATGCTCAATATTTGTAACATCAGCTATATGGTTAGATACGTCTCTATGTTGTAATAAATCTAAGTAATATATTGGAAATTGATGATTCCATTCTTTTTCTATTCTATTTTTTGCCATTGAGCTTATAGAACATCTTGTTGAGTGTTTGAAAACAGCAAACAAAGTTTCGTTCTGCATCAAGCTATCAAATTGTTGCTTGTCAGTTAAGATTTCCCAATTCATCTATATGTAATTATACGTTGTGTTTAGTTTCAATGTTTTAGATGCTTTTGGTGGAATGAACCTGGGCATCCTGATTTTTTGCTTTGACATGCTGATGCTAATAGTACTAATGCTACAACTGCTGAGAAAATTAACTTTCTATTGTTCATATTGATGTTTTTTATTATTTAACGTCAAAACTATAAAATATATTGTGTTTAAATGATTAAGAAATATTTATTGTATTATTTTTACAAATTACTTAACATAGTTCTAAAAATGTCTAAATATCATTTTATCGCAATAGGTGGTGCTGTGATGCACCAATTAGCATTACATCTAAAACAAGAAGGTCACGAAATATCTGGCTCAGATGATGCAATATTTGAACCAGCAAAATCTAATTTGGAAAAAGCGGGAATTTTGCCTGAAAATCTTGGTTGGAATGATACAGTAATTACTCCAGATATAGATGCAATTATTTTAGGTATGCATGCAAAACCAGATAATCCAGAATTACTAAAAGCTCAAGATTTAAATCTTAAAATTTATTCATTTCCTGAGTTTTTTTATGAACAATGTAAAGCTAAAGTTAGAATTGCAGTGGCTGGTAGTCATGGAAAAACATCAATAACATCAATGCTTATGCATCTATTTAAAAATCATGATGCTAAGTTTGACTATTTGGTAGGTGCAAAACTAGATGGTTTTCAATATATGGTAAATTCAGCATCAAACAATGAATATGCAATTATTGAAGCAGATGAATATCTAACGTCGCCATTAGATTTGCGTAGTAAGTTTTTGCATTATTATCCAAATATTGCAATTATTTCTGGCATTGCTTGGGATCATATAAATGTGTTTCCAGCTTATGATAGCTATTTAGAAACATTTAGGAAATTCATTCAAAGTATAAAAAAAGATGGCTATTTAATATACAATAATAATGATGATGAGTTGGTAAATCTTATAAAATCTATAGATACAACGCATGTTCAACTTATACCATATTGTTCCTTAGCATCTGAAGTAATTGATGAAAATGTGTACATTAAATACAACGATAAAAGCTACAAAATAAATGTTTTTGGCACACATAATTTATCTAATCTAAATGCTGCCTTTGAAGTTGGAAAAATTGTTGGGTTTTCTGAAGAAAGTATTCTAAAAAGTTTTGAAACATTTAGTGGTGCAGCAAAAAGATTAGAAAATGTTTTTGATGATAAAGAAAGAAGAATTTCAATATATAGAGATTTTGCACATGCACCATCAAAAGTAATAGCTACTGTAAATGCAGTTAGAGAAAAATATCAGAATAGAAAAATTATTGCATTTTTAGAATTGCATACATATAGTAGTCTACAAGAAAACTTTATTGAACAATATGCAAATTCATTAGCTAAAGCAGATGTTAAGTTTCTTTATATAGACGAAGAAGCATTGAAAATAAAAAACAAAGAAAAATTTGATGCACAGTGGCTCAAAAAACAATTTAATGATGAAACAATTATTGTTGTAGAAGACAAAAATGATATTCTTGAATTAATAAAAAACGAGTTGGAAAATAATAGTGTGTTGTTGCTAATGAGTTCTGGAAATTTAGGCGGATTGGATATTCAACAATTGATGGATTAAATTCTATATTTCTTGTTTTTGTTGATGTAATGGAACAAAGAAGGAGCAGTGCGTACAAAATATTTAGCAACAAAAAGTTTTAGTTTAGATGTGAAATTCAAATCACTACCATCACCTAAATTACTTTTCTCATAATTATATTGTTGCATAATTTCATTACAATTTATTTCAATTGTAGAAATCATACTCTTGTCCATCTCATCTTTCCATCTATCAATATTTTCTGTATTAAAATTTTTGTCTTTTTGAAATTTATCACCAAAAGAACTATTAAAAACGCCCATTTGCAACATATCAGCTTGGAATTCTATTCCTAAAAAATTACACATGTTTTGTATTGTAATTTCAGGTTGTACAACCATGTCCTCGTATTTTACAACTAAAACATTATCGCTACCAATTTTCTTTTTTATTTTATCTACCAAGTAATATGCTGTGTTATATCTTGCAATAAAAGTTAACAAATTAAAAGGTGCCAAGCCCAAAGCTTTAATATTCTTTTTTATTAATTCTGAATAAGCAGTTGCTCTTGGATCTCTTATTGTAATTATTATTTTCGCTGGATTAAAATGATTTAAGATTTCATTGTAGTAATAAATATGTGCAGGTGTTTTTTCGCCAAAATATTCAATTTCTGGAGATTGTTCTTGCCTGATTAAAAAGTTTAAGAAATCTGCTGTATTTTTTGGAAAAAACGCTTGTTTTCTGATTTCTGCAACCAAATCTTCTAATTTTATATATTCATTTTCTTGCTTCCAACCAAAATTTATTTCAGGAAATTTCTGTAATACATAATCAGCAAAATCTTCGTAGTTTTTTACATTTGTTGGGATTTGTAGTTTATTTCCAAACTTCCAAAATACCAAATAGGCATGCGATTCTTGTTTGTAAATATATACCTTAGGACTTTTTTCAATAATTCTAGTAGCTAATGTAGTGCCTGTTCTTCCAGCCCCAAAAATAAAAACATAACCTTTCATGTATAATTAATGCTAAACTTTTAGTAAAGATAATACTTAATATCTATGCATTTAATTATATTTGCATAGCTTTCTAATTATGTCAAATTTAACCACAGCAATCAGTTTTTCACCAGAAGTACTACAAAAAGTACAAGAAATTATCAAACGATATCCAGAAGGTAGAGAGAAATCTGCGTTATTGCCAATATTGCATATTGCGCAGGCAGAGTTTGATGGATGGCTAAGTGTAGAAACTATGGATTACGTAGCATCTATACTAAATATTCTTCCAATAGAAGTGTATGAAGTGGCATCATTTTATACAATGTTTAATTTAGAACCAGTTGCAAAATACCTTATAGAAATATGCCAAACAAGTTCATGCTGGATGTGTGGCGCAGAAGATATTGTAGTCTATCTCAAAAATAAATTACATGTGGAAGTAGGACAAATTACGACAGATAGCATGTTTCAAATAAAATTGGTTGAATGCTTAGGTTCTTGTGGCACAGCACCAATGTTTCAAATAGGAGACAAATACTATGAAAATCTTACATTTGAAAAAATTGATACCATTTTAGAAGAATTAAGAAAAGAAAACAAGCGAAGTAGATATTGTTAATCAAGTATTATGAGCATTAAATTACTTTTAGAACACGACCATATTGAAGGCATCAACACATTAGATGTATATAAAAAAAATGGTGGATATGCTACACTAGAAAATACATTAAAATGTCTTTCACCCAATGATGTGTTGTTAGAAGTACAAAAATCAGGTTTGAGAGGTAGAGGTGGAGCAGGCTTTCCAACAGGAATGAAATGGAGTTTTTTGGCTAAACCAGAAGGCGTTCCAAGGTATTTAGTTTGCAATGCAGACGAATCAGAGCCAGGTACATTCAAAGATAGATATTTGATGGAGCGTATTCCACATTTACTAATTGAAGGAATGATACTGTCAAGCTATGCATTAGGTGCAAATACAGCATACATCTATGTGCGTGGTGAGTATTTTTACATTATTAAAATATTAGAAAAAGCAATAAAAGAAGCATACGCAGCTGGCTTGCTTGGAAAAAATATCTTAGGCTTACAATATGATTTAGATTTATATGTTCAGCCAGGTGGTGGTGCATATATTTGTGGCGAAGAAACAGCATTGTTAGAATCATTAGAAGGCAAAAGAGGCAATCCAAGAATTAAGCCACCATTCCCTGCAGTTGCAGGTTTGTATGGCAGCCCTACAGTAGTAAACAATGTAGAAACATTAGCAGCAGTTGTGCCAATCATAAAAATGAGTGGAGAAAAATACGCACAAATTGGCGTAGGAAAATCAACAGGAACAAAATTAATTTCGGCATCAGGGCATTTGAATAAACCAGGTGTTTATGAAATAGAACTTGGGCTTCCTGTGGAGGAATTTATATACTCAGATGAATATTGTGGAGGAATAAGAAACGGAAAAAAATTAAAAGCAGTAATTGCTGGTGGTTCTTCAGTTCCAGTGCTACCAACAGAATTAATATTAAAAACAGCAAAAGGCGAACCAAGATTGATGTCTTATGAATCTTTGAATGATGGTGGATTTTTAACTGGCACCATGTTGGGTTCTGGTGGTTTTATAGCCATGGACGAAGACACATCGATTGTAAAAAATCTATTCACTTTTGCAAGATTCTATCATCACGAAAGTTGCGGACAATGTTCGCCATGTAGAGAAGGAACAGGATGGATGGAAAAAATTCTTAAGAAATTTATAAATGGCGAAGCCACAATGAATGATATAGATTTACTTTGGGATATACAAAGTAAGATTGATGGTAAAACAATTTGTCCACTTGGCGAAGCAGCAGCTTGGCCAGTAGCAAGTGCAATTCGTCATTTCCGACACGAGTTTGAAGAATATGTACGCAATGGAAATTCTATTCAAGATGTAAAACATTACTACAGATTGAATAATCTTTCAGTTCCAGTTTAGAATAATATTTATTATGAAATATATAGTTATAGTATGTATTGCTCTTGGGCTAATATTGTCTTTAATATTTGGTATTGAATATAATTGTGATGGTCAGGAGATTTTTCCAACATATTTTGGTAGTCCATTTGTCTTTAAGCAAGAATCATTAGGAAGCTCAATGGAATATTATTTCAGTATTTTAGGATTAATATTTAATGTTTTTATTTGGAGCATAGTTTTAGTTATTGTTGATTATTATATAAGAAAAGTGATAAATAAATTATATAATAAAACTCAATTAAAATTCTATTACATAAGTCTTGTTGGTGTATTAGTTGTTTATTCATCAATCATTATTATACTGAATATGACAACCGTTGGACACGGATTTAAGAAAGAATTAAATTATTGGTATTGGAATGTGGATGATGAAGCAGAAAAATGGAATGTAGAATGTGAGGGAAAGTTTATTTATTTTAATATTTTTTAGCATTAATCTAACGACATGGAAAAAGCAAAAAATGAATTACATGTATTAATACAAAGTTTATCTTCTACAGAAAAAGCGTATTTTAAAAAATTTGCCTATAAAAGAAAAAATGAAAAAGACAACGATTATTTCCTAGTCTTTGATATATTATCTAAACAAGATGAATATAACGAAGCTGATTTAAGGAAGAAACTTAAAAATCCATCAATTCTAAAACGACTTCCTCAAGTAAAACAATATTTGTTTGATTTAATTGTAAGTACGTTTACAGCTAGTCAAAATATTGGAACAATTGCTGCTACATTTGATGTGGAAATAAATCAAATCAGATTTCTAATTGATAGACAAATAAGTAATGCTGCCAATAAAAAACTTTCTAAACTTAGAGAAAATATTTTTAAATATGAAGCATTAGAATTTTATGCACAATATTTTCAATTGCAAAACAGCATTCTTACATACAATAAAGATGATGAACAGAATAGAGAAAATCTGAATGAAGAATACAAACAAGTTTTAGAAAAACTAGAAAATATTAGAGTTTATGAGCATCTGAAAAATTTATCTTTCGATTTAAAAAGAAACAAAGAAATATTGTATATACGAAAAGAAGAAAATAAAGAAATTAAAAAATTTGTGAAAGAAAAAGCGTGGTTGTCAGTTGAACAATCTGCAACGACTATTCGTTCAAAATTGCTATTCTATTTTATTAGAAATCAAGTGTGGCTAATGTCTTCAGATGTTGAAAAAGCATATAAAGATACAGAAATCCAATACGAATTATTAAAGAAAAACAAAGCTTATACAGAATGTAATTTGAAAGATTACGTGAAAGTAATGGCAAACTTTATTCGTAGAATGCAAAACACAAATAATTTTAAAAAATTTGATGAAGTAAAAACAAACATACAACATGCACTTACTCAAATTAACGACGAAACTTTTGTGCGTGTAAAACGATTTGAGCTAATGTATGTTGATAGAAATATAAATATAGATTCATTCCATTTTGATAAAATTAAAAATATTATACCAGAGTTTATTTTTGTATATAATAACTATTTTAAAGACAGAAGAGATACGTTGCTTACCATTTGCAATGACATAGCACTAACATATTTTTATTTAGATGATTTTAATAATGCACTTACTTACATTAATTTATTATTGAATGATAAATATTTAAAACACTCCAAAGATTTAGAAAGCTATGCTTACATCATTAGACAAATCATTCTAATAGAATTAAATGTTTCTGTAAACAATGAAAATGAGTTTTACAACATAAAGAAAAAACTATATAGAGACGATAAATTGCATAAACTAGAAAATAAAATTCTAGATATGTTAGATCAATATGTTTTAGTTACAAATACAAAAGACAAAGCAAATGTTATTGCACACTATCAATCAGAAATATTAATAATGCTAGAAAATCCATTGCAAAAAAACTTTTTAAAATATTTTCAAATTGATTGGTGGATGACTGCCAAGCTAAACAACAAAACTATATATCAATATTTTAATAAAAATGAATAGTATTTTTTAATCTAAATGTATAAAACATATGTTATTAAATTTTTGATAATGAAGTTGTTGTGATATGAATTTCTTTTTCTAAAGCTATATTTTAATTGTTTTTTTGTCTTTTTTATCAGCACGTTTTTATTATAAGTTTGATGTTATAATTTATTCACAATTTAAAATTAGACATCATGAAAAAAGTTAGTATTTATTTTGTTGTAGTAACATTAGTTTTGTTATTTACAACCCAATGTAAAAAGGATGACACTACCACTGTAAGTGGAATTCCAGAACAAGTTAAGAATGAAATTCCAGATTCTTTAATTCAAGTATTAAAAGATTTAGGTATGCCAATTTACGAAGGCAATAATCCTCCAATAGTAAATGGTATTTATATAATATCACCATATACTTTAAAAAACACCAATATACCAAATGACAATCCAATTGGAACTGATTTTTTGTCTGGAAAAATAAAATTCAAAAATCAAAACAGTACAAATAGAACAATTTATTACCAACAAAAATACAATTATAATAATAATTATGATATTTCTGACAATACATTATCATATATTTCTGGGAATAATAATTACTTTACCGTTTTTTCTATAACAAATATCACTAGAACAAATACAATTGGTGATACTACAGACATTCAACAGTTTTTATTTGTGTACTCTGGTGAAAAAACTACGAATAATGCTGCTATAAAAAATATATATAATGCTCTACTGTCTACTAAAGTAAT carries:
- the bamD gene encoding outer membrane protein assembly factor BamD, whose product is MIALLVLASCNKKYKEALQSNSVEAQTQKANEYFEKKKYDKAIPIYETLLTVLKGQKSVEEIYYKYAKSQYLNGSYELAAFYLKSFYTTYYNSSYAEETAFLEAMSYFKQSPRYNLEQVNTQKAIAIFQQFIDKYPKSQYVQEANDRMDELRGKLRKKAYEAAYLYYKIQHYNAAVVAFKNFLYEYPEYEDVEKIDYLIVKSLNRYAEESYKHKKIERYTEEIKAYEAFAAKYSNSKYLQELQKEYNLAKQYIEKINKEVKGYEKN
- a CDS encoding DNA-directed RNA polymerase subunit omega, encoding MKKIEEVKSQSAYIETRDLDIITEKTGNLYKSINAISKRSEQLNSKLKEELHRKLEEFASVSDNLEEVFENREQIEISRYYEKLPKTSTMALAEFLNDETHIEDIK
- a CDS encoding DUF4835 family protein — encoded protein: MIKKIIICFILLNSILGFSQELNCNVSVIAPKNQNISPTIFKNMENAIREFMNGRKWSNSTYKEFERIRCNITINITEIPSEGVYRATAIVQSQRPVYNSNVPIYDAYIPRSRF
- a CDS encoding DUF4835 family protein, whose protein sequence is MMLTYQDQDFDFVYEDLQILDYNDNNYSTQLTSLLAFYANLFLAYDAESFAEDGGETFFQKALNISNNVPVNERSRYKGWSKLDGTRNRYALIDGWLNPRYKDFRKAFLMFHFNGLDRMYDDIASARSVITNTLTTFQKLNKDNPLLMSLRLFFETKREELNNIYSKAETTEKNMVVPILSVLDPTQAETYKKLLKN
- a CDS encoding 6-carboxytetrahydropterin synthase; this encodes MKTAVIRRATFNAAHKLWNKQWTDEKNESVFGLCANQNFHGHNYVLEVKVIGEIEEDTGYVIDLKILNDMIQENIIEKFDHKNLNLDVVEFYDLNPTAENIAVVTYNLLRSCLDYKLDLKIKLYETQNNFVEYPA
- the lipA gene encoding lipoyl synthase; protein product: MDSTVEHKRVPKPSWLKVKIPIGENYKKVRNLVDTYKLHTICESGNCPNMGECWGEGTATFMILGNVCTRSCAFCAVATGRPFFVDEEEPLRVAKAIQLMQVKHAVVTSVNRDELPDKGAKIWHETVKQIKLISPNTTIETLIPDVKADWNALEVMISAGQEVVSHNMETVKELYRKIRSQAKYERSLEQIQRTKDFGKRTKSGVMLGLGETPEQVYQIMDDLVNHGCDVLTLGQYLQPTKMHAKVEAYITPEMFEHYKQVGLQKGFNYVESGAMVRSSYHAERHI
- the ytxJ gene encoding bacillithiol system redox-active protein YtxJ yields the protein MNWEILTDKQQFDSLMQNETLFAVFKHSTRCSISSMAKNRIEKEWNHQFPIYYLDLLQHRDVSNHIADVTNIEHQSPQLIVIKNGKPIYDASHNFIYVNDITTE
- a CDS encoding peptidoglycan synthetase, whose protein sequence is MSKYHFIAIGGAVMHQLALHLKQEGHEISGSDDAIFEPAKSNLEKAGILPENLGWNDTVITPDIDAIILGMHAKPDNPELLKAQDLNLKIYSFPEFFYEQCKAKVRIAVAGSHGKTSITSMLMHLFKNHDAKFDYLVGAKLDGFQYMVNSASNNEYAIIEADEYLTSPLDLRSKFLHYYPNIAIISGIAWDHINVFPAYDSYLETFRKFIQSIKKDGYLIYNNNDDELVNLIKSIDTTHVQLIPYCSLASEVIDENVYIKYNDKSYKINVFGTHNLSNLNAAFEVGKIVGFSEESILKSFETFSGAAKRLENVFDDKERRISIYRDFAHAPSKVIATVNAVREKYQNRKIIAFLELHTYSSLQENFIEQYANSLAKADVKFLYIDEEALKIKNKEKFDAQWLKKQFNDETIIVVEDKNDILELIKNELENNSVLLLMSSGNLGGLDIQQLMD
- a CDS encoding sulfotransferase — translated: MKGYVFIFGAGRTGTTLATRIIEKSPKVYIYKQESHAYLVFWKFGNKLQIPTNVKNYEDFADYVLQKFPEINFGWKQENEYIKLEDLVAEIRKQAFFPKNTADFLNFLIRQEQSPEIEYFGEKTPAHIYYYNEILNHFNPAKIIITIRDPRATAYSELIKKNIKALGLAPFNLLTFIARYNTAYYLVDKIKKKIGSDNVLVVKYEDMVVQPEITIQNMCNFLGIEFQADMLQMGVFNSSFGDKFQKDKNFNTENIDRWKDEMDKSMISTIEINCNEIMQQYNYEKSNLGDGSDLNFTSKLKLFVAKYFVRTAPSLFHYINKNKKYRI
- a CDS encoding NAD(P)H-dependent oxidoreductase subunit E; translation: MSNLTTAISFSPEVLQKVQEIIKRYPEGREKSALLPILHIAQAEFDGWLSVETMDYVASILNILPIEVYEVASFYTMFNLEPVAKYLIEICQTSSCWMCGAEDIVVYLKNKLHVEVGQITTDSMFQIKLVECLGSCGTAPMFQIGDKYYENLTFEKIDTILEELRKENKRSRYC